A part of Halobacillus shinanisalinarum genomic DNA contains:
- a CDS encoding MFS transporter, with amino-acid sequence MAKANDDRIGETGYTPKDRPFWMAIVALTVASFMTFSNIYMVQPILPQFVDEFGVNATVSSLLLSLTIFSLILGLLFFGLMSDRWGRVALMKGTILLSIIPLLIIPFLESFTMILILRFIQGFFAAGLPAAAIAYIGEEFEQRSIRIGISFYIASNAVGGMFGRVFVGYLTEQSSWQTAIWFLFAIETVFFLAFLFLLPKSKNFESSKLPVKEDLAMMFIHLKNRNLIPAFYMGVVIQLAFTGVWTYLPFYLMGDPYYLSIGTITVAYFAYGMGLVGSPLASKLSLTFDLSKIIMISAAVMLTGIVITILPTVPLVYTGLILMCLGFFVIHSMMAWLVNQQATHHKGGASSLYLVSYYIGVSGGGTITGLLWSRWGWIGVISLAVLVIPGVLWGKRTYLSTN; translated from the coding sequence GTGGCAAAAGCAAACGATGATAGGATAGGTGAAACAGGATACACGCCAAAGGATAGGCCTTTTTGGATGGCCATCGTGGCATTGACGGTCGCCTCATTTATGACGTTCTCCAATATATATATGGTACAGCCGATTCTACCTCAATTTGTTGACGAGTTCGGTGTAAACGCGACTGTATCAAGTTTGCTGCTTTCATTAACGATCTTTTCTTTAATTTTAGGATTGTTATTTTTCGGACTCATGTCTGATAGATGGGGAAGAGTAGCGTTAATGAAAGGAACGATCCTGCTTTCCATTATTCCGTTACTCATTATTCCTTTTTTAGAATCGTTTACAATGATTTTGATTTTACGTTTTATTCAAGGTTTTTTTGCTGCTGGACTTCCCGCAGCTGCAATTGCCTATATTGGAGAAGAATTTGAGCAGCGAAGTATTCGGATAGGGATCTCCTTTTATATTGCCAGTAATGCTGTTGGTGGCATGTTTGGCAGGGTATTTGTAGGTTACCTGACGGAGCAGAGTTCCTGGCAAACAGCCATCTGGTTCTTATTTGCAATAGAAACAGTCTTTTTCCTAGCTTTTTTATTTCTGTTACCAAAATCTAAGAATTTTGAATCGAGTAAACTCCCTGTTAAAGAAGACTTGGCTATGATGTTTATCCATTTGAAAAATAGAAACCTCATTCCAGCCTTTTATATGGGAGTTGTTATTCAATTGGCATTTACAGGAGTTTGGACTTATTTGCCGTTTTATTTAATGGGTGATCCTTATTACTTGTCCATTGGGACCATTACGGTAGCTTATTTTGCTTATGGAATGGGACTGGTCGGTTCGCCGCTTGCCAGTAAACTATCCCTTACCTTTGATTTAAGTAAGATTATCATGATTAGTGCAGCAGTGATGCTGACAGGTATAGTCATAACAATATTACCGACTGTGCCGTTAGTATATACTGGACTTATTCTCATGTGTCTCGGCTTCTTTGTGATTCATTCGATGATGGCATGGCTGGTTAATCAGCAGGCAACTCATCACAAGGGAGGGGCTTCCAGCCTATATCTCGTTAGTTATTACATCGGCGTTTCAGGGGGCGGCACCATTACAGGTCTCTTATGGAGTCGGTGGGGCTGGATAGGAGTAATTTCGCTCGCTGTTCTAGTCATTCCGGGTGTGTTGTGGGGAAAAAGAACTTATCTAAGTACAAACTAG
- a CDS encoding DUF3231 family protein has translation MLSAITSYFAECNSETMDLYDRILEVMLTKGIFSKPPNFPAPSGIDFVKSQSYLTGWFGKRRPLNATEVTGLIKRR, from the coding sequence ATGTTATCAGCCATCACCAGTTACTTTGCCGAGTGTAATTCCGAAACAATGGACCTATATGATCGAATATTAGAAGTGATGTTAACTAAAGGAATATTTAGTAAGCCCCCAAATTTTCCTGCTCCAAGCGGGATTGATTTTGTGAAAAGTCAAAGTTACTTAACAGGGTGGTTTGGAAAACGTAGACCGTTGAATGCCACAGAAGTAACTGGTCTAATCAAAAGACGATAG
- a CDS encoding DUF3231 family protein, whose translation MVKIVLEVGFSQVVQSKDIRKYFQRGVSLCKRQVNIINNILSEENLPSPKRWESEISSSTIPPFSNKLMLYHIVVLVSAAMGFYGKGLSVAQRQDLALQYVRLITDIGKYAEDGANLLIKYGWMEQPPMAPDRTALAKKEVID comes from the coding sequence ATAGTCAAAATCGTGTTAGAAGTTGGATTCAGTCAGGTGGTTCAATCAAAAGATATTCGTAAGTATTTTCAAAGAGGAGTGTCCCTTTGTAAAAGACAGGTTAATATAATAAACAATATCCTATCTGAAGAGAACCTACCTTCACCAAAGAGATGGGAATCTGAAATTTCTAGTTCCACCATTCCTCCTTTTTCAAACAAACTTATGTTGTACCACATTGTTGTATTAGTATCTGCTGCAATGGGCTTTTATGGGAAAGGTCTGTCCGTCGCCCAAAGACAGGATTTAGCCCTCCAATATGTAAGATTGATAACTGATATTGGCAAGTATGCCGAGGATGGCGCAAATCTCCTGATAAAGTACGGCTGGATGGAACAACCACCTATGGCTCCTGATCGTACAGCCTTGGCTAAAAAGGAAGTTATTGATTAA
- a CDS encoding 3-hydroxyacyl-CoA dehydrogenase family protein, giving the protein MVVKHVTVIGAGSMGHQIAMLSALAGFQTSVQDMSQDSLDQAKKKLTEIMQRWIQKKKITARDRDEAFERIMFTTDLKEAASEADLVIEAVVEKLKVKREVFARVDEIAPKNAVLATNSSTIVSSLIADATSRPEKVCNIHFFFPPLVMDCVEVVKGDHTSEESAQLAMDVCEQMNRTAVLLQKEISGFIANRILFAIQKEAMALYEGGYADFKDIDRITRKALSHPIGPFELMDLSGIDVGYYVMQQRYAETGDPEDKPSETLVKKVEAGEFGRKTGKGFYTYNNKVKSR; this is encoded by the coding sequence ATGGTGGTTAAACATGTAACTGTAATAGGCGCAGGTTCAATGGGACATCAAATTGCGATGCTTAGTGCGTTAGCTGGATTTCAAACGAGTGTGCAGGACATGAGTCAAGATTCGCTTGATCAGGCGAAGAAAAAATTGACTGAGATTATGCAAAGATGGATCCAAAAAAAGAAAATCACCGCTCGGGATCGGGATGAAGCCTTTGAGCGCATCATGTTTACGACGGATTTGAAAGAGGCCGCCAGTGAAGCTGATCTTGTTATTGAAGCAGTTGTTGAAAAGTTAAAGGTAAAGCGTGAAGTGTTTGCGCGAGTAGATGAAATTGCGCCAAAGAATGCTGTGCTTGCCACAAATTCATCGACAATAGTCAGCTCATTAATTGCGGATGCTACATCCCGTCCTGAGAAAGTCTGCAACATTCACTTCTTCTTCCCACCGCTCGTAATGGATTGTGTGGAAGTCGTTAAAGGCGACCATACCTCTGAAGAATCAGCTCAGCTGGCTATGGATGTGTGTGAACAGATGAATCGTACGGCCGTTCTTTTACAAAAAGAAATTTCCGGTTTTATTGCGAATCGAATACTATTTGCGATCCAGAAGGAAGCGATGGCTTTATACGAAGGAGGATATGCTGATTTCAAGGATATTGACAGAATTACCCGTAAAGCCTTAAGTCATCCAATTGGGCCATTTGAATTGATGGATCTCTCTGGCATTGATGTCGGCTATTATGTGATGCAACAGCGCTACGCAGAAACAGGGGATCCAGAGGATAAACCGTCAGAGACACTTGTGAAAAAAGTGGAGGCCGGGGAGTTTGGCAGGAAGACCGGCAAAGGATTTTATACGTACAACAACAAAGTGAAGAGCAGATAA
- a CDS encoding acyl-CoA thioesterase: protein MHQIEIWVRFCETDLLGHVNNNNFFVYMEDARIRFFNDLGLVKEDWNFILASIKCDFLKQVYFNQTLVIKSGVAKIGNSSFHLEQEMYEKESGELVAKGSSVIVQFDFEQQKSASLTVDMRKQLETYQMAAN, encoded by the coding sequence ATGCATCAGATTGAAATATGGGTGCGATTTTGTGAAACTGATTTACTAGGGCATGTGAATAATAATAACTTTTTTGTTTATATGGAAGACGCCAGAATCCGTTTTTTTAATGATCTGGGGTTAGTAAAAGAGGATTGGAATTTTATTCTTGCCTCCATTAAATGTGACTTTTTAAAACAAGTCTATTTTAACCAAACTCTTGTCATTAAGAGTGGTGTAGCTAAAATTGGCAATTCAAGTTTTCACTTGGAGCAGGAAATGTATGAAAAGGAATCAGGAGAGCTTGTAGCCAAAGGATCCAGTGTGATTGTTCAGTTTGACTTTGAACAGCAAAAGAGTGCTTCCTTAACAGTTGATATGAGAAAGCAGCTGGAAACTTATCAAATGGCAGCTAATTAG
- a CDS encoding phosphotransferase family protein → MVQTKDTREVRKGEELDVGKIEPFLRSEVANLPDEELEVRQFGAGHSNLTYELTIGDWEAVLRRPPIGPVAPKAHDMEREYRVLKAIHPVFPLAPKPYVFERGELLGSPFFVMERRRGLTFDTKFPDGVTPTPELGRTLSNTMVDRLVDLHAIDYTTTDLKNMVKPEGFMERQIHGWIKRYEKARTDDVVSGKRLKKWLVDHIPASSQASIIHYDYKLNNAMFDDQANMVGLFDWEMTTVGDPLADLGAAMSYWIEKDDPELLKTGLGKKPLTVHKGFYTREEFIEKYAERSGRDLDNINVYVTFAYFKLAGIIQQIYYRYKNGQTNDPRFANMNMFVNNLIKHAEETAGL, encoded by the coding sequence ATCGTGCAAACTAAAGATACACGTGAAGTTCGTAAAGGAGAAGAGCTCGATGTAGGAAAAATCGAACCTTTTTTACGTAGTGAGGTTGCGAATCTACCAGACGAGGAACTCGAAGTAAGACAATTTGGGGCAGGACATTCCAACTTAACCTATGAGCTCACCATCGGAGACTGGGAGGCTGTGTTGCGCCGTCCACCAATAGGACCCGTTGCACCAAAAGCCCATGATATGGAACGAGAATATCGAGTTTTAAAAGCGATTCATCCGGTATTTCCGCTAGCTCCAAAGCCATATGTATTTGAACGAGGTGAATTGCTTGGAAGCCCCTTCTTTGTTATGGAACGACGCCGTGGATTGACTTTTGACACTAAATTTCCTGATGGGGTGACACCGACACCTGAATTAGGTCGAACCCTTTCTAACACCATGGTTGATCGATTAGTTGACTTGCATGCTATCGATTATACAACGACCGATCTGAAAAATATGGTAAAGCCAGAAGGGTTTATGGAGCGGCAAATTCACGGATGGATTAAGCGTTATGAGAAGGCACGTACAGATGATGTTGTCAGTGGTAAGCGATTGAAAAAATGGTTGGTTGACCATATTCCTGCCTCTAGTCAAGCGTCAATTATTCATTACGACTATAAATTAAACAATGCGATGTTTGATGACCAAGCGAATATGGTAGGTCTATTCGATTGGGAAATGACCACAGTTGGGGACCCACTTGCTGACCTTGGGGCTGCGATGAGCTACTGGATTGAAAAGGATGACCCTGAGCTTCTAAAAACCGGACTTGGTAAAAAGCCGCTTACTGTACACAAGGGTTTTTACACCCGGGAAGAATTCATAGAGAAGTATGCGGAGAGAAGCGGTAGAGACCTTGACAATATCAATGTGTACGTAACCTTTGCTTATTTCAAACTTGCCGGGATCATTCAACAAATTTATTACCGCTACAAAAATGGACAAACAAATGACCCGAGGTTTGCCAATATGAACATGTTTGTCAATAACTTAATTAAACATGCAGAAGAAACGGCTGGATTGTAA
- a CDS encoding 2-phosphosulfolactate phosphatase, giving the protein MSDIQVIFKKEDIQPDMMKGKVAVVFDVLFATSTITAALADGAASVIAVYDQAQAREKAKSLHEPYVLAGEDKGRTIEGFEHPLRSFLQPIVAGKHLVLSTTNGTVALNRSSQADSLYASSLLNNRAMARHLASEHKDDTIVLVCSGTSGHYTMEDFYGAGSLVSFLVEEGDFELSDAARTALLFYQGCAAPFETLRSTRIGRILVDLGMDEKEIQFIAQEGLLSTIAKYDPESGKIKGVQ; this is encoded by the coding sequence ATGAGCGATATTCAAGTTATTTTTAAGAAGGAAGATATTCAACCGGACATGATGAAAGGGAAAGTAGCCGTTGTCTTTGATGTTCTGTTTGCGACATCAACAATCACAGCAGCCCTTGCTGATGGAGCGGCCTCAGTCATTGCTGTATACGATCAAGCCCAGGCTCGTGAAAAAGCGAAGTCGCTGCATGAGCCTTATGTGTTAGCAGGTGAAGACAAAGGGAGGACAATCGAGGGCTTCGAGCATCCCTTGCGCAGCTTTTTACAGCCTATTGTAGCGGGAAAACACCTCGTTTTATCGACTACGAATGGAACGGTTGCCCTCAATCGTTCAAGTCAGGCCGATTCACTATATGCCTCTTCTCTATTAAACAATCGGGCAATGGCGCGTCACTTAGCAAGCGAACACAAAGACGATACGATTGTTCTCGTTTGCTCAGGTACGAGTGGGCATTATACGATGGAGGATTTTTATGGGGCAGGTAGTCTAGTTTCTTTTCTAGTAGAGGAAGGGGATTTTGAACTTTCGGATGCGGCTAGAACTGCGCTGCTATTCTATCAAGGATGTGCAGCTCCGTTTGAAACGCTCCGCTCCACTAGAATTGGACGAATTCTTGTTGATCTAGGCATGGATGAAAAAGAAATTCAATTTATAGCACAGGAAGGCTTGTTATCTACAATAGCAAAATATGATCCTGAAAGCGGGAAAATTAAGGGGGTGCAGTGA
- a CDS encoding acyl-CoA dehydrogenase family protein — MFTPEDRSEEHKMIADTARQFISREILPYRKELEAGNFPLVAEKIRKAGVGIINQSKKH; from the coding sequence ATCTTTACACCTGAAGATCGAAGTGAAGAGCATAAGATGATTGCTGACACGGCTCGACAATTTATTTCCCGGGAAATACTCCCATACAGAAAGGAGCTGGAAGCAGGGAATTTTCCACTAGTAGCGGAAAAAATCAGAAAGGCCGGAGTTGGGATTATTAATCAGAGCAAGAAACACTGA